Part of the Poecilia reticulata strain Guanapo linkage group LG2, Guppy_female_1.0+MT, whole genome shotgun sequence genome is shown below.
ATGTCATATATGAAGTGTAAAGCATGGCCCATCAATTTGTCCAGTGACAGAGGCTTGCGATGTTTCATCTCCTTAATATTAGTGAACATCGCAAAACCCAGTTTTAACGTGTTTGGGGTCACTGTCCAGTTGGTTCAAGCTCACAGCTGCTGATTTGagctgaatttgaaaaatatatgtgCGTGGATATCCTTTTTGATTGTTgcatcaaacagaacaaaattcaaaactctctctctctcttacatttagtgaaaaaatacataaagcaCTCACTGTGTTCAGTTTTGAGCTACTGGTAGTGAGAGATTTCTCTGTAAATGAGTAAGTACCGCAACGAGTgagattatttaaatgttgtctGTGAAGGCTGCAGAACATGACTGAAGTGCTTCTGTGTCTCAGGCTGTATGTGAATCCCAGAGCCAAGCCGCCCAGTGAAAGCACGCTCAGCCCTCTCCGGTGGTGCAGGCAGGTCCTGGACCACCCTGGGCCGGAGGTGGAGCTGGCTAAGATGACGCTCTGTCTCAGACTGGACCAAGGTACAGCGTGCTTATCCCTCAGACAAACAGAATTCATCtacaatcacattttaaatggtcAACATGGTCAATATGTTAATTGCTGTGCAATGTTTATCCCTGAACTTGTTCCTTCAGTGTTTGAATTTACAAACCTGAGAGAAATAccttgttgtttgtttgtattgCTAATTCTAGCTAGCGCCCATGAATTAGCAAATTGGACTGTTTTCTTCAACTTGCAGCTAAAATGAACTCAACTCGGGTGTGATGAAATTGagttctgactttaaacaaatgaagcacaagataaaaacattatacaGCAGGTTCTTTAGCATCTATTGCTAATTATGCATTCTATTTGAACttcaaagttgcatttttttaagaccttatgatggaaaaagttaaaactgaacATCCCCGGGAAGTCAGAAATTTAATTTGGAAAGTCGGAGGTTCCAAATTAAATTTATCATCAGCTTTTCTTGCTAATGGTAGTTAGCCTGGACACTGAGCACATCAGTTAGTAAATCCCACAGTTTTTCCTACTTGCAGCTATAACCAGCAAATCTGTCATTCATGTGCTATTATAAGTCACATCAACAATTTACAATAAACCAAATCTGATTTCTGCCCGTCTAGAAACAGATGGACAACCTCTTACCACTAAGGCCACAAtccagtttaaaatatattatcaaCATCTGGGACAAGGGATTattaaaattaccaaaaaaaaagatattatgAGATCAGTTTATATAGCTTATATGTATATAAATGCAATAACTGGTACATATGTGTGCCAGTAAATAACATTTGCTGCTGGACTAGACCCTTAGCTGTAATGCGTGGGGATGTTGTTACCATAGAAACACCGGTTACATTAAATGCACATTTGAAGCAGATTTCACAGTTTCAACAGCCTGCTGAAGAGACTCTTCTTCAGTGAAAGCTCGTACATTGGTACAAGATGTTCATGGATGTGATTTTGTTCACGAAATATTTCCCCGTGGTTAAATATTCTCACAGCGTGGGCCTGGGTCCACCCTGTGACTCGGTAATGAGCATCGGTGTAGACGTTTCAAGGACTTGTTCTTTCTCTCAAGTTGGCTCTCCTCCTCGTGGGTCCTGAATACACCCCTGTGTCTTGAACAAACCAGAAGCAGTTTTGTAACTTGCTGTGAATGCCGGTTTTATTCGGTAATGGTTGGGCCTAATTGTGTAAGGAATGCAAAGCGCTCCACTTCGTCGGGAGAGCCCCTCTCCGACTGCTAATAGGCGAGGATGGACCCGGCGTTTTACACATTGGACAGGTCAGACGATGAAGACCAATTTACTCAACatttaagaacatttaaaacGTTAAGCATTTGCTTATGCCCTACTAAATTTCAGTCAACCTTAATTTGAAGTAAATAAGTTAGGCGTTCAGCTAAGATATTAGGTCACATTTGATGAAAATTAGCAATATTCAGAAACGTGATGAATTGAAAagcattgcagttttgtgacataaaagatttgaaataaaatagacGTAAGCTCAGATTCTGAAGCAGTCCATGgatataatttcatttttggatTGTGATGTAGCTTATATGCACAATCCCTGCTTAACCTAAGACCCagctccaaaaaaaataaaaaataaatatctgtgcTTTAGTTTAGCTCAGTAAGCTGCTATTGGACACTAAAGCCTCTCTTACCATCTTTGCTTTTTCTGatccaatcatttaaaatatcaattctGATCTGTAAGAGGCAGATTAACAAGGGCGTGAGTGTGTTAAACTGTATTAATCAATGTGCCGTGGGCGAGTGCGTAACATAGGGGAAGGGCGGTCGGTCTAACATGTCCTTCACTGCATGTCATCTTGTTTCTGTAGCAAAGCGGTGGCGAGGAGTGTCCTCTGTCCGTCCGTACAGCTGCATAGAGGGACTGTCCACCCTCAGCTGTCCCGTCCTGCCTTACACTAAACCTGCTGCACTAACTGAGACCCCAGGtaacacaaagttgtgcatatCACCCCAACTAACCACAGGAGTCACTCCAGGATGATTCCATCAGAATTTTGATTCCGTTAAACCAGACTGGAGCATCCGACTGAGGCAAAATGCTTTACGGAACCAATAAAGTCAATCAATGATGGAtattgatcagatttttttggtgtgtttttattagtgTTATATTTGCATTACGTTTATCATTACACAAAGGCAGGTTTTAGGATGTTCCTGACACTGCCTGCTGTGCTCATCTCAAAATGAAATATGACAGCAAATTAGTACCTGAACGTTTTTGCAGAGTTTATGGGATGTGGAGAAGAAAGATCAATAGGTTGTTGTGTCTTGTGCGATTATTCATAGCCCTTCAGTTTTTAGCAACACGAGCCTCAGTGTGTGctattgggattttattaaattgatcAGCACTAAGAAGGACGTGATTGAAATGTGGAAGGAAACTGATACATGGTTTTGAAACcttttgtacaaataaatactttgtagaactgAATTTCACTGCAGTAACACCTGGAGTCTGAAtatctaccagctttgcacatctgaaCGCTGCTTTTTTTTTTKATGTAAAaaagctcaagctcagtcagatatGCTGGAAAACATCTGTGAACTTTCAAGTCTTACCACAGATTAGAGAAGGACACTTTGACTGGGTCGTTCCAAACCAATGATGGTGCTTTGAGCTAAATCTTTACATTTATCTTGCcctttgaatatttaaagtcCCTTAGACTCTGTGCGTAATCATCAGACGTAACCTTCTTCAACTTCAAATTCATATTCTAATCCAAATTAATATGAAAGTTGCGCCAAAAGCAGTTGTTGCTTCCGTTATTGACATAACCCAGATTCTCCAGTGACCTGCTTCATGCTGCTTGGAATCAGATTACATCAAATTGCAGAGAAGAGATTATATATACAGTCAGACCCTGAAGATGTTTGGAGACAAACGGTCTCATGTTCAGCTGGAGAACAACTCAATCCAGCATATTTTAAGGTAGAAACAGCAGTAAAGTAAGGCTTAaatattgtgtgttttgtttccttttgaagCCCCGGTGCCATCGTCAGTCCAGCCCGTTGTCCAACCGGCTCCCCCTCCCAGGGCCGGCTGCAGCCTCAACGACAGAGCGCCCACCTTCCTGTCAAACTCAGCCCTCCACAGTAAGACCTCGCTGTCAACATGTCTGTTAGTCACTCAACTCCTTTAGTCGGAGTGAATCAATTAGGGATGAACGCATGAGCACACATGCAAGTGTTATCTGCCCACGGAGCATCTTTAATGggtgttataaaaaaaaaaagccttttgagAATGAGTGCCGCCTTCATCGTTTTAGATGTCGGTCGCCGCCACGCAGCCATCACACCCCAGTCCTCACTGGACAGTGACATAGGTGTgtcagagctggaggaggacTCCATCTCCATGAGCTACAAACTGCAGGACATGACGGACGTGGAGGTCATGGCACGACTCCAAGAGGAGAGTGAGTCACCTCtaaactgaaaatattattattttttattattattatttactcttTATTTAGCTAAAGTAACTCACAGAGATTTAaaagatctttttaaaagaattcCTGAGCAAGGCAGACAGCAGTACAGGTTACGGTAGGAGGAGTTACAGCAGgctaaatattttcatacatacaaatataaatacatattcatAATCAGCGTTTTCATCAAGAAATACATCTGCATCTTTCTTCTACTAGTAGAAAGCTCAAACACTTGCTAGTGGAGTTAAATTCAATTGGCGAACCTTAAGAAGAAGTGATGACTGTTAGCAGacaaaattttgaattttgcagACAAAATTTTGAACAACTTGAGTGTTTTCTCTGAGTTTCAAGCATAAActgacaaataattttattgcatacattgtaaaataaaaatctgcagcttttACTTTAGTATTGACTCATAGCTCTCCTGTGTATCGGTAATAGCCATGATGAGCAGAACTGACCCAGAGACCAGACCCTGAGGGACAACAAACGGGCACTTATCTAACcgtcccaaaaaaaaaaaaaaaccttagagGCCAATATGTGTatgttatgtgtgtgtgaatgattGTCTTGTTGTAAAAgagtacataaataaatattttccatcatgTGAGAAATTTGTAGAAAAGTATGAACGTTAAGCTttcaaatttgtgaaaaaaacttttaaaaaattgcagaaATTAATTGGTggttcaaaaaaaaaaccccaccaagTAATAACAACACAACATACAGTAAATTGTAATGTGAGTCAGCCAAATTATAGcaattgtttcttctttttttttttcccatttgacCAAAGCATTcaataattttattgaaatgaaagATGAATTTACTCTAAGGATTTTTAAGCACCTCGTGGATGGTGCTGTATCTCCGCTCGTGCTTCTTTGTTCTGTCTGTGGCCCACAATGAAAATGCTGATCCATGGTTGTATGGAGGGACCGAGAGGGGCGTATGACCTCTGAAACGTTGACTTTGAGTAGCCAGCTCATAAATTATGCAGACCATTTCAGAAATATGCCCTATATCAGTCTGGCTTACTTATACGGTGACTGAATAATAGATGAGCGGTGCCTCTATTCGGACTATATCGTATACACCATACAGCTCAGACTCGCGTTTTTATCAGGATAAAAGTATCCATCCCCTCTCCTCTAGGCCTTCGCCAGGACTACGCCTCTACCTCTACCTCAGCCACAGCCACAGCCGGCCGTCGCAGCTCCAGTTTCTCCTTGCACTCCCTCAGGCGCTGCGAGTTggacctggaggaggaggacgaggaggacgaAGGCTACGACCAGCTGCCACCTCCTCAGCCTCGACTCTTTCGCACGGGCTCTATGCAGCGGGGCAGCATGCCCCACTCTCACACCTTCTCCAGCTTCAGAGACTGCAGGCGCACGTCGGCCGGCCCCCAGTTTTCACTCAGCGGACTCTCTCAGCTGTCCGGACCCTCCAGCCTGATCGCAGACACACACGCAGCCTACAGGAGCGGCGCGGGTGAGTGTTTTCCGTTTGCAAATCCAAAGCTGATGTAGGACTTTTGCAtgcagcccttttttttttctcaaaacgtTTTAATGCAGTAGTTCAATACTGCAAGATCTGAGCACAACTGTTAAAAATGTAGGGATGATATGCTGATATTAACAAAAGTTCTGAATGAAAAAGAGTAGTCGGAAGAAAAACATCTACCTAAAGCCCTAACTCTTCTCTCAAAGGTCAATTCATTATGCCATAAAAACTAAGCATCAATCAAATATGTAGATACACCTttaagcaaaatatatataaaaaaggaataataacagagaaaaaaagaaatcttttctACTGAGTCAATATGCCACATTTAGGGTatgatattattttttttaaatctactctctttgggttttttttttttgccagattaCTACACAGATTTGTTccataaacagaaatacaatGTTCCATTTGCTGagttatagttttttttatttttttttttatctcagatcCTCTCATAAGTGCTATTTCctttaataaatctttttttttttttttgcaaacgtGCTAATGTGCGCTAACATTGTCGAACAGACAAGCTACGGAGAAGCATGCCCAACCTGATCCGAGCTCCCAGCAtgcccagtgttcccagtattcCGTGCCTGGCCTCCCCCGTCAACCCACCCTCCAACGGCCCCTCCTCTTTACCACCTATGCCCTCCCTCCGGAGCAGCCAGAGCTTTGACTCGTCCAGCGGGCTCCTCCGACTCCAGTCCTCCAGTAAGACCCATGTGTCCAAAAAATCAGCCACATGGGGCTCGGTTCTCTCATAATTCAAGCCTGTCTTGTGTGTTTCCCACTGTGCTTTCAGTCCCTTCCCCGGGTCAGCTCACCCAGCGAGTCCAGAGTGTCGGAAACTTCTCCAGCACTCCACGACAGCAGCTGAAAGCCACAGCCTACGTCAGTCCCACGGTGCAGCAGGGCCCCACCTCCCCTTCCCTGTCCACCTCCATCAGTTTGAGCTGTATCCCGAGCAGTACGGCACTTCCTCAGCCCCTGAAAGCCAGCGGAAGTTTGCTGCCGCACGCCCTGAAGGCCGGCATCAACCAGTCGGCTGCCCTGCGCAGCTCGCTTCCTCGCCCGGCTTCCTTAGTGGGGGCAAGTGGActtccgcgtgcgagtaaaatCATGCAGCCCACGCGCAGGTATGGTCCAAACTGCACCATCAGGTACAACAGTGGggtttttattaatctttttgtgttgttgttaggacagtaattttttttttcaattttcattttcagattcatGTTCTTACTTGGAAAgtgctgtgttttgtttcttttaatataaaacttgaaaacaaaaataaaactgggcgTCCTAATCATTAAACTAAATTTATGTGGTAGGTACTCATAAATTTTTATCAGTTATCTTTTTCAAAGGATCGTATCAAGTTAATTTAGGATGAagcaaatacaatttttattttttttgttgctgaccTCTGTTCTTGTACAATTATGGCTTGGTGTGGTCCTATAATACTAGTAGCACTTCAGCATGCTTTGTTCTGTACGATATAAAAGCACAAAGCCTGATCTGGACAGGCTTCAGATATATTTTACTGAACTTTACAGTTTAAGTATGCTGGAGTTTAAGTCAaactttaaaccaaacaaatccAGTTAGTGACGCAGAAAACAAAgcacagagaggaaaaattgAAACAAAGCGAAACTACTTGTGGCAAAcgtgaaaaacatttccaatagCTACAGATCAGAAGCGATAACTGAGCATCAGCGTAGCTGCAGTAATTATCTCATGCCAGTAGGGGGCGACGCTGGCTCAGGTCTATATACAAACTGCGCGTCCATGCTTCTACATATCTCGTTCTTCATTCACTGTTTTAAATGAAGCCTGATTGCACTAGCACGTGTTCCCTCTGTGTTCTGCATGTTTCCTAATCTTATTGTCAGTGTGTTTGATTGGgttaatttgttatttattacGTGCTTATCAGATGCTCAGTAGACTTGTTTCCTTCTTCCCCACAGTTTGCTCGCTCCTCCGAAGAGCCTGGCTGCTCTGAGCGCCCTGAGGGACGGCAGCTGGAAAGACGGCTGCTACTGAACCCAAACGGACTGAACCAAGGTTGAAGCCTGAGGGCTGCACAGGGTTACTCCGCATGGGAGCAAAAGTACTGAAGTACAAAAATGATGCTGCCAAGAGCTCCCAGAGAAAGTGACTGTTAACGTGAACACAAAGACTGAGAAAAAGTGTGGATCCAGCAGGCTGGATCTAAGCTACCTGCTTCAACACTGATAACACAACAATAGCAACAGGCAATACTCTGATAATAAGATGCTAAATGTGAAAGAAGAAATccacttttatgttttgtttttttttcttttttgagttttctttgttgatgattattatttttattcattagaaTGGAAATTTCTCTCAAGCCTAACGCTTTCGTACACGCTTTGAATGCTTTGGATGGTTTTCTGTGGTTGATTTTGCGAgcaatattatttcatttttcattccgTGGTAAGATGTAGAAGAAGGCTCAAACTGGAATGACGTTACTTCCTGTTAAACAGTGTTGTGTTTcttgacagttttgttttatggcTGGATCTTGCAGCACTTTAGATGGGAATCATGATTCACCTGTAAAAGTAAAtcatctgatatttttttttgcgtttttttaaatcaaatatgatATTCATTTGCACACACATTTCATGTTGACGctactttctttcattttctgtaattaCATGAAATCTTTACACTTGTTTCATAAATTTAATCGCTGCAGTAATATTGCACATGCTTTTTATGGATCACAAGGACAAAAAGAGGggcttaatttttaaaatgaataaatcatttcaaagcaTCTTTGTccgctctctttctctcccccgGTACAGTAAGGAACAAAATGGATTCAGAATCGGTTAAAGCTCAAGTTGAGCagcacatttctgttttgtttctatgtGTAAAGAGATGTTGACGGTGTTCCGCAGCGTCTAGATCAGAGCTGTTTACTCAAAACTGTTCTTCCTAACAGGGAAAGATGTGCTCTAGAATTTTTAATTCTTAAGCCACAAGACGTAGTAAAAACTGACAAGAGATTTAACAGTAGAGCCGCAAAGAACATGGATATAGTTCCACAAAATAGTattaagaatgaaaaacaacagcaacaccTTGAAGAAACATAcctttcaaacacattttatctcagatttagatgtttgtttgtttttgtacacaGATTTGAGAAGCCAAGAGAATAACTGAATTTATGACATATCATTGTATCCTTGGGTGCTTgggttttcatttgtgtttgtgttttgagttCCATATTTAGTCTTCCCATATTCAGTTCATTTCTTTGCGTTTAGTTTCTTCGTGTCTTCCTGTGTAAAGTTCTTTGTACCTTtggatttatttccttttttcctctgGGTTTTGTGTCTAGTTCAGCTTTCTTTGTGTTAGTGACTCACATTGCCTTAGTTTGCCTGTTTGTTATCTTCCTAATTCCCATGTTTATTCATTTGTGCTCAGTGTCATTCTCCACTCTCACCTCAGTATATTacctctgtttttttatttgttggttcTTCCTATTGGTCTGTCCATGTTCCATGTCCTGTCTGTCTTGTTCCACTTCTGCAAGTTTATCATTAAATCCTTTGCTGTGTTCATTTC
Proteins encoded:
- the slain1a gene encoding SLAIN motif-containing protein 1a, which encodes MEAEVLNPQRMADVNGNNKIANAELEVLKLQELVRKLEKQNEQLRSRANAVNNCSVGPHLQTSLSCLHGATACLSDSFSCKYDASGPTRPCFSAPRAPAEEPFAYFQPSSASPGAAVEDSGAAGATTVLDEVDVLDLNTVLPVGEPDSWLYVNPRAKPPSESTLSPLRWCRQVLDHPGPEVELAKMTLCLRLDQAKRWRGVSSVRPYSCIEGLSTLSCPVLPYTKPAALTETPAPVPSSVQPVVQPAPPPRAGCSLNDRAPTFLSNSALHNVGRRHAAITPQSSLDSDIGVSELEEDSISMSYKLQDMTDVEVMARLQEESLRQDYASTSTSATATAGRRSSSFSLHSLRRCELDLEEEDEEDEGYDQLPPPQPRLFRTGSMQRGSMPHSHTFSSFRDCRRTSAGPQFSLSGLSQLSGPSSLIADTHAAYRSGADKLRRSMPNLIRAPSMPSVPSIPCLASPVNPPSNGPSSLPPMPSLRSSQSFDSSSGLLRLQSSIPSPGQLTQRVQSVGNFSSTPRQQLKATAYVSPTVQQGPTSPSLSTSISLSCIPSSTALPQPLKASGSLLPHALKAGINQSAALRSSLPRPASLVGASGLPRASKIMQPTRSLLAPPKSLAALSALRDGSWKDGCY